The Rattus rattus isolate New Zealand chromosome 1, Rrattus_CSIRO_v1, whole genome shotgun sequence genome includes a region encoding these proteins:
- the LOC116910304 gene encoding retinol dehydrogenase 7: protein MWLYLLALVGLWNLLRLLRERKVVSHLQDKYVFITGCDSGFGNLLARQLDRRGMRVLAACLTEKGAEQLRSKTSDRLETVILDVTKTESIVAATQWVKERVGNRGLWGLVNNAGISVPLGPNEWMRKKDFASVLDVNLLGVIEVTLNMLPLVRKARGRVVNTASTMGRMSLIGGGYCISKYGVEAFSDSLRRELTYFGVKVAIIEPGGFKTNITNMERLSDNLKKLWDQTTEEVKEIYGEKFQDSYMKAMESLVNTCSGDLSLVTDCMEHALTSCHPRTRYSPGWDAKFFYLPMSYLPTFLSDAVIYWGSVKPARAL from the exons ATGTGGCTCTACCTGCTGGCACTGGTGGGCCTGTGGAACCTCCTGCGCTTGTTGAGGGAGAGGAAGGTGGTGAGCCATCTCCAAGACAAGTATGTCTTCATCACGGGCTGTGACTCGGGCTTTGGAAACCTGCTGGCCAGACAGCTGGACAGGAGAGGCATGAGGGTGCTGGCTGCATGTCTGACTGAGAAGGGAGCCGAGCAGCTGAGGAGCAAGACATCGGACAGGCTGGAGACAGTGATCCTTGATGTCACCAAGACAGAGAGTATTGTGGCAGCCactcagtgggtgaaggagcGAGTTGGGAACAGAG GACTCTGGGGCCTGGTCAACAATGCTGGCATCTCTGTCCCCCTGGGTCCCAATGAGTGGATGAGAAAAAAGGACTTTGCAAGTGTGCTGGATGTGAACCTGTTGGGCGTGATCGAGGTGACTCTGAACATGCTGCCCTTAGTAAGGAAGGCGAGGGGCCGTGTGGTCAACACCGCCAGCACCATGGGCCGAATGTCTCTCATTGGTGGTGGTTACTGCATCTCCAAGTATGGTGTAGAGGCCTTCTCAGACTCCCTCAG GAGGGAGCTCACCTACTTTGGGGTGAAGGTGGCTATAATAGAGCCTGGTGGGTTCAAGACCAATATCACTAATATGGAGAGGCTATCAGACAACCTGAAGAAGCTGTGGGACCAGACCACTGAGGAGGTCAAGGAGATCTACGGCGAGAAGTTTCAGGACTCCT ATATGAAAGCAATGGAGTCACTGGTGAACACGTGCTCAGGGGACCTGTCTCTGGTGACCGACTGTATGGAGCACGCCCTGACTTCCTGTCACCCTCGCACCCGCTACTCACCTGGTTGGGATGCCAAGTTCTTCTACCTCCCCATGAGCTACCTGCCCACCTTTCTTTCGGATGCCGTAATCTACTGGGGCTCTGTAAAGCCTGCCCGAGCCCTGTGa